The Candidatus Omnitrophota bacterium region ACTTTCACCTCTATATCGTGATCGTCGGTGTGCGGCCGGAAACGGATTTCCTTGAGAGTGGAAACATGTTTAGGGCCTTTGTTTTTTTTCGCCTTCATATACCTGTATTTGGAATAGTCAACGATTCTGCACACAGGCACTTCCCTTTCGGACACCTGCATCAGATCCAGCCCTTTCACCCTCGACATATTCAGCGCCTTGAATGTCTCTATCACGCCGACATTCTTCCCCGTCTCATCAATAAGCTGCACTTTTGCAGCCGTGATCCGCTCATTTACCCGCGGAC contains the following coding sequences:
- the infC gene encoding translation initiation factor IF-3 yields the protein MEGGNHKVEKFTKGPRVNERITAAKVQLIDETGKNVGVIETFKALNMSRVKGLDLMQVSEREVPVCRIVDYSKYRYMKAKKNKGPKHVSTLKEIRFRPHTDDHDIEVKVGKAKKFLSMGDKVKVTIFFRGRENAFKTEGYKQMEKIKEILADVAKSESPPQLFGKRLIALFVKNK